caagaacataaAGAGTTTGTATAGAGATGGATTTCTCTTCAGTTCCAAGACTTTTTTTTGAATGGCTCGTGTTGCGCTAGTGACACGAGGGTAAAACGCTCGAGTTGGCTTGCtgactcgaggagggaaaggctccATTTGCTTTAGTGAATGGAGGAAGAAACAACCATAGTAACTATCTATGAAATTGATTGATGGATATGAGAGTGGTGCAAGACCGGGACAGAGGAACCATAGGAATGTTATGTCAGGTTCCTTGCTCACTTCTCAAGCCCAATATCATTCCTCCAACTCGGACTTTCATGCTAGAATTAAGAACCCCCCTAAACAATGACAGCGTACCGAGCAGGCCCTACGTCTATCGGGGAGCTCAAATCCTCACTAGAGTGAGGCACGTCTCGATCAATACATCTCGAATCTAAAGATAGAATGTTATTGTTATGCTGTCCCCACTCTGGAGTATGATTGACCATATCATCCAGCGAGTGGTCTTAAGCGCTCAGTGCATCCATACTGAACTCGAATGTGCGCGCTTCGGAAGAGAAAGTAATGCGAACTACTAACTGTTATGCCGGCTTGGCCCGATCAAGACTTCTATCCCTCAGAAACTGTCTCGCGTCTTATCCGTGTGCGCGGTTGAGGAAATTGGACTTCGTATTCTTCCTGGGTCTGGCTCGGCTGGAATCTacaatctacacctctccaaacacAATATCTTGAGTACCCGGAGAAGTTCTCTTTGTCTTCGAGCTTTTATTCCTCAATCCACTTATTCGTTCCCTTCTTTCATATACCTCCCCACCAATAGATAGAGACAAATGGGAATAACCGAACCACGTCTACAAAATGCCAGTACCATGCAGCTGCTTCAAAGCCAACGTGATGCTTCTTGGTCATCTGACCAGTGGGCGAATACCACATACGATCAAGAAAAGAGTACCTATAATCACAAGAAAACCATGAAAGCCAGTTGCTAAGAAAAAGGTAGAACCATAAATACTATCCGAAATAGTGGAGGGTGCTTGGTAATATTCCATTCCTTGAAAGCCAGTGGATACTAGAGCCAGTGAAACGGTTGCTACTAAAGCGCAAACTGCTCGTTTTTCCTTCCCCGTGAGTATAGCATGATGAGCCCAAGTTACGGCAGCTCCGGATGAAGGGAGAATAGGGGTATTAAGAAGAGGGATTTCCCAAGGATCTAAAACCCCAATCCCTTTTGGGGGCCAAATACCTCCGATCTCTACCGTAGGTGCcaaagaagaatgagaagaagccCAAAAAAAGCAAAAAGGAACATAACCTCTGAGACTATGAAGAGAATAGAACCATATCGAGGTCCTAATTGTACAGCTTTTGTATGATGCCCTTCCAACGTGGATTCACGTAGAACATCCCGCCACCATACGAACATGGTATAAAGGATAAATATTAGGCCCAAACTGAGAAGTGTTGCACCCCCTTGAAATGAGTGCATGTACATCACACCTCCTACGGTGGTTGCCAAAGCTCCGAGTGAACCCGAAATAGGCCATGGACTTGGATCTACCAAATGATAAGAATGCCTCTGAGATTCAATCATAAACCACTTTGCCCCGGTTGTATGTAAACCCCCCTTCACCCCCATCCCCTAAAGTGGTAAAGAAGGAGGCTCTTTTTTGTCTCATTAGGACAAACAAATAGGAAGGGATAGTTCTTTCATTGCATTGATAGAAGTGAGACTATCAAAAGATCTCTCTATTATTTAGAGAAAAGAGTTGGCGTGGGTTCTACCAACGAAACGAAGAAGTTTTTGATTGGTCTTTATCATTCGGAACCCTCTCCGTATTAGTAAGAAAAACACACCCAGACTCTGACTTCAATGGTGGGAACAACCTCAGCACTCCGGCGTGAACATGAACAATCATTCTATGCAAAATTTCATGTATGATAGTGGTCGATCCCTCGGGAGTGACATTCGTTACTTTGGATTTTGTTCACGCGGTGATCTTCTCTCTTTCCAAGAGTACTACCCTTTACGTAGTCTATGTCTGGGGAGACAGGTGCGGTAGAGAGGTCCCCCACTTCGATTCCTGTCCCGTTAGCATCTCCGATCCGAGAGTTGGGATGACTCCGTTAGTTTCGGTCGGGAGCCGGACGATAATGGACCTACAACCCTTGCTTGTGGACTAGCTGCAGAGCTAACCTTTGTTCTATTGGTTTGGTGGTTGCTACCAAGACGATTTCTTTATGCCCATCAAAGAACCTCGAGATGCTAATCCACGAAAAACGATACGATAAATGCGAAAGAACTCAACTGCGGAACGAGGGAGACCCGTGAAAATACCTCGGTTTCTTACTCGTGCCATTGAACTCTTTCTTGGCAACTTGGACAACTTATAACGATGTTTGTCCCGCATATCAGACGGAAGATCGGGTTACAAAATTAGAAAGCTTTCGTCTCAATTCATATTTAGCCGCGAGCAATCTACGTTTGTGATCTCGTATATTTCGTCGCTTCTCCGTCATCTTACTTAGTTTCCCCCTCATCTTTTAGCAAAAAGCCGCTCCACAGTAGTAAAGTCTCATCTTTTGTATTggccgaagtgacaatagtcacaTTGAACCCTCGAATATGCTCGAAGATCTCGAAATGATCTTCCAGTTCCGGGGAGAATTCGCAAAACTCCGTTTCCATAAAGAATTTGATGGAGTTTTCCCGTATTTCGACCGGAGAATCCAACATAGACATTACTGTAAAGATTCTGACCAAAAAATGGTACATTCCATGCCCTCGGAGAACGCTTTGTCGTGCAAAGTCACTGACATATCCAGTGTCTTTTTCGGACCCCAAGAATGGATTGGATCGAAACGACTTTCCTGCATGAAAATAGGGGCCCCTTTGTGTCTGTATGAATCTCTGACCGCACAAAATCTCCATAGCCAATTTTCCAAATTGGATTCTGAAATCAGAGGCAACTTTTGGTACTAATCTTATTTCAAACAATCCAGGAACTTCCATAACATTGGCGTGATTCAGTTTGAGCAAGAGATCCTGACGTAATACATCTTCgtaatgaaaatggagtggaaacatCATGGCTTTTCCGCTTTTTTTGAGAATGAGCACTGTGAACTATCCGCTTCAAAAAGGATAGTTGATCGAACCGAAACCAACGTCAAGTACGAGTTATTAAGCGCCGAATCAAAAAAAGTGTACTTCCTTTACGCTTGATGTAGGATTTACCTATTAATATGAAGTTCACTCTTCTGCTGACTTGAGTCCAGAAGGGAAGCGACTGATTTCCAATTCTTCTTTGCTAGCGCTTGACTCCTGTGGAATTCCATTAACAAGCTTAAAAGAAAGCCTTTTATTTGGTTTTTGAGATACTAGTTATTTATAGGTTAAGTTCGATATTTCACTCCGTGGGCCGGCTAATTAATTCAAGTAATTCCTGGAGGGGAATCAATCGAAGAGATTGCCTGCCCATGCTACAATTCCTTACTCAAAAGGACTAGAGTGCTAAGCAGCCTTCCCGGCACCACCACTATAATGAATGGCTCAAACAAATAGGAGATGAGAATCTAATTGATCCTTTCTAGAATAGAATATAAAGAGAAGCTTGTTCTGCCCATCTATCTAGAGAATGAAAAGGAACTAATGCCACTGATAGGAAATCCATAGACCGTACGCCCACTTACCACTCTACCACTTCAATTCAATGACGGACTTCACCGATACCGATACCAAACCTAGCTTGAGAGAGATCGATCACAGGCATGTGGTGAACGATACCGAGAGAAAGAGCACTGAAATGAACCATATCGAGCATAGGTCTCACTCTACAAGTCAAGTTCGATGAGCTCTTAGCGGACCTGTGCCTACCATCTACTAAGTGTGTGCTAGGGAAAGAAAGCAAGCTGAGCAGTTCTCACTCTGTCCGGTGACCAAGAAAGCTTAAAGAATACCGTAAAGTGATCACTGAAACCTCATACCGATTCGCCACGTGAAAGCGGGGTTAAGGTAAGGCAGGAAAGACAGGCGCCGAAAGATATATATGTTTTGAAGAGAGAGATCCGCaggcaaaaatattgaaggaaggACTGACTGAAGGAAAGACCGTAGCAAAAGCCGAAGAAGATGCGAATCAGGAAAAGGGAGACAAGTTCCAGTTGTTAGAAAGACCAGTGCCCGGAAAAGCAAGTCGGAAGGGGATCCGGATGTTCAGTGCTTAAAGAAAAAAGATAGGTGTTGCTCTATTGTTTGCTTTGAGGTTTCCCCTAGTTGGGGAGACCGAGAAGAAAACCAGTAGGAAGGCGATCCGAAGTCTAGTGTGAAAAGAGATAGTTGCCCGCCTCTTGATGGAGAATTGAAAACATCCCAACGTATCTTTCACTAATTAAGTAGTAGTGAGGCGTCGGTACGTCAGCTGGAGAAGAATGCTTGCTTTTCGTATCACTGGTGTAGTGATTGACACGGTCTTCGCATATTGAACAACCTAAGAGTGGAAACACCTTAATCGCTTCTCCAAGCTTATCTATATATATTTCTCGATGGAAGCAGAAGGAAAGGCTTAAAGAAGGTGACAAGAAGAGAAACTTATTAGTTCGTCGTAGCCAACTTATCATTCCAGTGAGAGGTCGAAGTACGATAGAAGTTATTGATACCGATTTAGGCGAGCAGCATAGCCTGGCAGAGCCAGAGGAAGAAGTCCGTCTTGTTAGCGAGTTAGCGAGTAGTTTCCTTTAGACGATTTCCGCGAGCATACTAGCTTTTCACGAACGCAGAGGAGAAAGAAAACCAACAACCAATAGGGTGAGGCAACTAACTACCAATCCTTTTATTGAATAGCCGCGGCGTGGGTAAACATAAAGAAGCCACAGAAGAAATCAAGCCAAAGGCTTCTCACTTTCTAAAGTAGTAAAAAGTGGATCCCCGCTTCGAGGCGCTTGGCGTAGATCTTTGAAAATCGTCAATCGGGTGAGCCAGCTATTATTGAGGGAGGCCAGGTCTACATACGTAATATCAAGTTGCTCTAGTTGCGTGTCTTTCGTACGGAAAGATGGGTGTTTTTATCCAAGCAAGGGAATAGAATAGGTAACAACCCCCCCTCACATCAAGCCTGTACGCTAGCTACCAACATATACTATGGAGTCCATGGATACCTCCGCGGATGGAAGACCGTAGATTTTTCACTTTCGCTGAAGAGTTGAACTCTGACTGAAAGGACTTGACACATTGCCAAGGCGATTTTATTAGCCAGCTGTGGGATAGAGATCTGCGGTAAACGAGCGATAGCCTCTAAAGAGTGCCGAAATAGGATTGGTTCCTTTTTCTAAAGATCCGAGACTGGTGAACGTATTGCATAATTTAAAGAAGCCCATTTCATTAGAGGGAGGGAGCCCTTCCTACCTTTCTTTATTTAAGTGCTAGTGTCAAATGAGACAGTTGCCCGCCTTGGAGGGGTTGTAGCGAAAGCTCCGAAGTCCACTTCTTTACCAACTTGAATTCATAAGGAGACCGAACTCTATTCATGCTCAAGTGAACCACGGGTGATGATATTCCGCTGTTCTGAAATCAAATAGGAAACGGATGGCGCTTGAGTTTTTGATCTCGCAAGCAAGGAAATCTATCTTTATTCCGTGGGTCAGGGAGCCTGTTATGAGTTGGCTTTGGGACAAGCCCTGTTTCTTTAGACGAATCTGCCCTAGAACTCACTTTTGAAACCCGTTGAAGGAAATCCCGATAAAGAGAGGGAATGTGCTATAAAGCTTCCATTTTTCTTCTACACATTATACGTTACTCATTGGGTTGATAACAGAGGATAGATCGCGTCAATTCACTAAAGAAAAACTGCTTTTCCTGAGATTTCTGGCCCGATACCTTCCTGCCGATCCGGAACGGCGGATTCAGCTTCAATCCGAGGGCTTCCTGTGGCTGTTTCTGATTGACATGCCTATTTCAAAGTGCAGTTCTCCAGGTCACAAGAGATAGAGATAGAAATGATCCCTGGCCGAGTCTAAGATCTTGGGTTGTTGGGATAGGATTGCTTGATTCCAGTTGTGAGTGGTTGATCAATCTTTTCTTTGACTGGTCTGCCGGATCACTTCCACTGAGTCCTGAAACCTTTACTTAGAACTTATATGTAAATTATGCCACTGATCCCCATTTCTACAGCTTGCTTTTAGTTGACGGTTAGGTTAGTTCATCTACCCACACTAGACTGGCATCAACAACGACTACTCGAACTAGTCGTccatcaacaacaacaactactCGGATTAGTAACATTCCTCAGAAATAACATATATCGAAGTCGAAGGAAGAGCGGAAACCTGCTTCCCCAGAAACACAGCTGTGCTTCACTTCCTTGCCCAGAGACCAGAATATGGATTTGGAAAATGAACTTGCTCTTGATCCTCGGTCGATGGTTGATAGCTAGGCTTTCAGGGAATCAGAAGTTGTGATAATAGGCCGGCCAGTCCGGAACGTAGAGCAGATCTATCGGAGAACAGGGAGCAGGAAATTCTTGCTTGAATGCCCGGGGCAAGCTCCAGCAGATACAACAGATCCATATCCATAAACAAGAATGAAAAGCGGATTTCGATTAGTGAATGGATGCAATCCTGACCTGGCAAGAGATCCTGATCATTACAAGATGCTAATTTTAAACCTCCAATGCCTTAGAGCAGCAAATCCATCAACCCCGGACAAGAAAATCAAACAAAGTGGTGGCCAGGCTCAAGAATGGGAAAGTCAAGTTCTAGTACGGCTATCGCGATGTGGCCAATGGATAATAAATAACTTGCTAACCCAACCCAGCAATCAAACAGATGCTAGCAACGGCTTTCGCGCTAGAAAACCAAGCCTTGGATCTCCACATAGAAGACAATTCATTCCAATACCAATGAAGCTAAGGCAATAAAgcaaaggcaagttccaattatgTAGTGTAGTCGCTCTCATCCCCAAAAGGAAAGAAGATTTTTGGATTTCACCCACTATTCGTTCCCTCTATCCGAACGACACCACTGATCCGATGCCAACTCTTTTAATTGACATTAGTAACATTTTCCACACTTGCTTCTGTTCTCCAATTCCTATTCTCATTCCAATTCTCATCCCATCCCTCGAGATAGCCGGGCCAGTGATTCTCTTTAAGGATCGAACTATAGCAATAGCAAACAAACCGAGCGAGGAAGCTTACTTACCAGGGATGGATACCAGTTCAGATGGATTTCCGTATTCACTTATGAGGCTCGAATCTCCTCTTCCACACTGGCAGCACCTAAGTGAAACAGAAGTTTTCTTATCAGCGGACTGGGTATCGAGGTCAAATAGCAGTACGTACTGGCAGCCTCCCGATGTGGGGTTCCAGGGCAGAGGTCAGAGAATCTATATGGTCGGTGTCTACGCATGCTTGAATTCCATATCCATAGCTGTCAAAATGACGTTAGTAGGATCATCGGTCGGGAGTCAAGTCAAGGGGGTGAAGTTGAGGGAAAAGCTCTTTCTCTCCAAGTTTGAGCACTGGCCTAAAACTGGATCAAAGATTGGAATCCGGAATCCAAGTCTCTTCTTTCTTATACGAGTTTATTTCTTAGTAGAGTAATGTTTCCCTTTCCTTGACTGTCTTCCCGGAGAGATTCCTTGATTTCGGTATTTCACTACTCTAGTTGGAGTAACGTCCCTTGCTATCTTCATTCTGACCTTGCCCTAGCGGCGCACAATGACAAATTGAGTTCAGGTTCTGATCTGGCTCGTACACTAAACCTTACCAGTAGCTCTTGCTCTTGCAGCAACTGTTGCACTACAAGCACAAGCTATTCTTCTAACTTGCTTGACACACTGATGGACCTTGACACAATGATGGAACAATGCGGCCGACTCACTCACCTGCCGCCCTTTAGTAGGAATCTGAAGAGGAAGGAGCCTTAGCTGCTTCTATTCTATGCAATTCTCTTCTCATCCCTGCGCCTGCTCGGCACATAAACTAACAATCCTGCTACTTCTCCTTACAACAACTGCTGAAGCTGAGAGGCTAGGGGACTCGGGTCAGGGCGGGATGAGTGCTGCTATATGGTTTGAACCCTCTATCTGTAGATAATTCCTTTTACTGATTTCTAGCTTTTCGGAGGCACAAGTAGTTGATCACTTAGACGTACGAGATTCTGAAAGGATTGTTCTCTCTAGGCACATCTTAGGAAGGATTCCATGTCCCACCAACTCCATCCATTGGGCGGCCTCTTTTCATCCGGAGAAGCTGTCGAAGCGATAGCCATGTCTGATCCCCGTATCTGTGAAAGAGCAAGGTCTTCCTAGTGGAGTCTAGAAAAAGAGCCGGGTATTCTGAGTGGAGTCTGGAATGAGACCTGCTGCCTCTGGCTTGACCATTAGCTGCTCTATCTGTTATTGGCATGGCATTCCTGAACCCATAGAAAAAGAAGGATTAGGAGACGTCCATCGAAATAGACTAGGAGGCCTCTCACTAGCGCTATATAAGCTGCCGGATTCCCTTTCACTTAAAGCCATTCCAGCAATCTATTCGTCGTAAGCCCTTCTAGCAGCAATCCAAACGTCCCTCCATCTGCATCTCCCTAACAGTCTCTGCACGTGGATCTCTTCTACTAGTGATTCAATTGGGGCCAATCCTGCCGCATCCACTTCCTTCTATCAATTAGTGGAATCCCCAAAAGCGGAAGAAGTTCTTTGCGCTAAATACCTTCTTTGCAAGCCGTGGTCCCACAACGGACCGAAATGGCCATCAGAAAGTAGATTCATTTTATGATAGAATAAGAATCTGCTTTCTTCTGGCACATGTATTTCTGAAAGGACTCCATCTTTGGAAAAGCTCATTTGCACCTTGCATCGAATTAAACCACTCCTTTCACCGCGGATAAAGACTTGGTGGGTGGGGATGAGACGCTAAGGTAGGGTTCGGTCTGGATGAAACTATCTTTAACACGAGCTTCTTCCTTGTGCGAAGTACCAACTTATTGGAattcagcattgcatattcacTACCAAGATCTCTTATAAGTTTTGGGACCAGAATGAATTCTTCCTACAGACGCCGTAAAGGGTGCGGTTTAGCAACCAAGCGTACAATGACCGAAACCAACAGCTCCATCATTTCTGAGAACTTCTCTCTCGCATAGAGGAGATCTTGGCACTACTTTATGTGTTCAATCCagggagccgccctcttcttcatATCTTGCTTGATATTGGTTTCATAATGAAAAGAGGAAGGAGTGTCGAAGCGATGTCGCTTCTCTGCTCTCAGCTCTTTGCTCGAGATGATGTGATCTGATCGATCAGTCTAGAATCTGTAACCAATTGGCTAAGTCGCTAAGTCATTGCGGACACTTGCCATCCTCTCATATCGAAAGACGAACAACGACTTCCGGGGTAAAACGGAGGGCTAAAACCTGAGCCTCTTTTTCCATCCCAGGGGGTAGCGATTTCAAGAGTACTTGGTTTAAAACTTCCAGTTTATTCAAGTAGTTTCACTCGATGAAAAATGCATGCAAAATTCATTCTATTGCTGATTCTCTGTCAGGCATTACACCTCTGTCCCAAGCTGTTCGTGTTAAGGTGGCCGATGGCGTGGAGTTAACTTCCTTGTTTCTTCTGCTTGATTTGATCTTTGCAAGTATCTGCTGATACCGCTCCATCACATCAGCCAAGGAGCCCCACATTCCAGAGTGCAATGAATGCAACTCAGAAGCCATTCTTATCTGTCTATGCCCCATATCTTGGATCCGGGTCTGCGTATGAATAGTATTCGTATCACAGCCGAGCAAGAGGATTGACTTACTCATTTCAAGCGGAAGTGGGGATTGAACCCAGTAGATACCTAGCAGCTAAAAGAGGTGCAAAGCACCGGATATGGCTCAAATAGTCCTTATAGAAATGATCTACGAACTATATCCTTTCGATAAGAAAGATTTGTTACACAAGATATATTATTCTGTCTCACTTCCTATAGAAACCAAAGGGAGAAGGAGTGGGAGTTGAAAGCGACAGAGATAAAGTACCAGCAGCTGCAGTCGTAGGTGGAAGCCTTTCTTTCTTCTTGCACGTATTGAGCTTGGCGCTCTTTGAGATCTCGGAATAGCTCCGAACCAGCGACCTTGAGCGGGTCTCCTCAAAACCACCGTAACTACCCGCTGCGAGCCATGGTCCTTGTATGCTAAGGCGGAGATTAATTAATTGCTGCCACAGCAGGCGCCTATCTTTAGACAGATTGGATCGATAAATATAAAAAAAACTTGTCAAGCTTTGCAAGGTCCCCTTCTTAGAATAGCAGCAAGTCAGCACCAGGTCAAATTCTCCAATTACGGTAATATACCATAAACAATCATCCTTTAGGAGCTATATTATCCCTCTAGGGGAGCTAGTATAGTTGGCCATAAGGTCACACCCCTTCTTCATTCCATTTTCTATTTTAGAACTTCGGGTTTCAAAGACTTTTCCCACAATAGAGGCTTTGTTCTTTTTGAGCAGAAAGAATGAATCTAGTATCAACGGAATGGTATCTATCTTCTTAATATTCGTTTTCCAGGGGAATGAGCCAACCCACACAAGAGTGCCTACTAGCTTGTCACGAACGCAGAGGAAAAGAAGTAAGATACCCCCGCCCCCGAGCCGGGACCCCTTCTTCTTGTACCGCTAGTGGTCTTGGATGAAGAACCACAAGAGCAACCTGAGGTAGTCGAGGAGGAGCCACAAGAGCAAGATGGAGGTTTAAATGAGACAGGTGGTAATACTTCTTTGGAATTGCCGCTTGCACTACGCAGAGAGACTAGGACTAATGCTGGAAAGCCTCCGGTCCGATATGGCTATGAGCATGACATTGCAAATGGAGTTTCAGACTCTTATGTCTCACCCGCACACAATGCATTCATTGCATCTCTACAATCAGTGTCTATTCCAAAGGATTGGAAGGCTGCAAAGCTGGATCCCCGGTGGAAAGAAAGACGCAATGAAGGAGTAGCTTGGTGCACTTCAGAAGAACAAGACGTGGGATCTTCTTCCACTCCCAGCAGGAAAAAGAGCAGTTGGATGCAAATGGGTGTTCACCGTAAAACAGACTCCAGAGGGTAAGGTGGATAGATAGAAGGCAAGGCTAATTGCAAAAGGTTATAGGAAGACGGGAGATAGACTATGATGAGACCAAAGCACCAGTGGCGAAGATGGACATGGTGAGAACCTTAATCTCATGCGCAGTCAACTTACTTTGGGTGGCCTTTACATCAGCTAGATGTGaagaatgcttttcttcatggtggttATTTACAAGAAGAGATCCATATGGACATTCCTCCAGGTTTTGGAACAAACAGACTGATGGGAAGGTGTGTAGGCTCAAGAAATCTTTGTATGGCTTGAAACAGTCGCCACGGGCGTGGACAGGTTCAGGAGAGTTGTTTGTGGTATGGGCTACTCTCAGTGTAATGGAGATCATACAGTACCGGCATAGACGAATCCATATCACCATTTTGGCggtgtatgtggatgatattgtgattacTGGAGACGATATTGAAGAAATAAAATGTTTGAAGGCAAGACTGGGAGAAGCATTTGAGGTAAAGGATCTTGGACCTCTTCGATACTTCCTTCGGATTGAGATTGTTCGGTCGAAGAAGGGGGTAACATTAAGTATAGTGAACAGGTAGCTGATTGTTTTACTAAACGAGTAGGTCCTTGTGAGGGTTTAGCAATTTGTAACAAGATAGGCATGTTAGATATCTTTAGCTGGGGGAGTGTTGAGTATTGGGCTGGGCTGTATAGTGTGTGTTAGGCCCCATGGCCCATGTACCTTGTATGTATAGCAGCACATAGGAGCAATGGAAGAGATTGATGATCACTCATCAAATAATACCCATGAAACGAATCCAGACTCAGTGAGTGGTGAAGACCACTGACCCCAATAGGAATACGGAAGACCTAATTATTGAAGAGAATAGTACAATTAACAACTAAACCTAAAGGGATCCACTTGTCACAGAAGCAGTCTATAACTAATAGGAAGCGCCTATCTCTTACTTGATATCTGATTGATCTTGCAGAGCCGAATTGTTTG
The sequence above is drawn from the Triticum aestivum cultivar Chinese Spring chromosome 7A, IWGSC CS RefSeq v2.1, whole genome shotgun sequence genome and encodes:
- the LOC123152114 gene encoding 60S ribosomal protein L5, mitochondrial-like, producing MMFPLHFHYEDVLRQDLLLKLNHANVMEVPGLFEIRLVPKVASDFRIQFGKLAMEILCGQRFIQTQRGPYFHAGKSFRSNPFLGSEKDTGYVSDFARQSVLRGHGMYHFLVRIFTVMSMLDSPVEIRENSIKFFMETEFCEFSPELEDHFEIFEHIRGFNVTIVTSANTKDETLLLWSGFLLKDEGETK